In Desulfonatronospira thiodismutans ASO3-1, a single window of DNA contains:
- a CDS encoding ATP-binding protein, with the protein MASMRPDNLYPRYIMPRVLESLTDTPVVLIHGPRQCGKTTLARLVGDARGFTYLSFDDDVQRSAAQFDPVGYVADLPEQVILDEVQRVPELFTSLKAVVDERRKPGRFILTGSAHVLMVPRLADSLAGRMAILRLHPLSRAEIAGKPAAFLNALFGRGFRIGVFGRRQGRVLAEHITAGGYPAALSRTTARRRTAWYRDYIDTLVQRDVLDLTRISRLDVMPRLLEMAAGQTARLINVSDMASPFQVSRPTIREYLTLLSRIFLLEELPPWHSNRLSRLIKTPKLHLGDPGLACALLGVDAGSLWQDRALFGQLLETFILQELRRQAGWQEDDISFSHFRDKDNNEVDMVLESGGKLAGIEVKAGSTVTSSDFNGLQKLQRAAEKSFTAGVVLYDGDSVVPFGKDLYAVPISCLWGGSGFVH; encoded by the coding sequence ATGGCAAGCATGAGGCCCGATAATCTTTACCCTCGATATATTATGCCGCGTGTTCTGGAGTCTTTGACTGATACGCCGGTTGTTCTGATTCATGGTCCGCGCCAATGCGGCAAAACAACATTGGCCAGACTGGTGGGTGATGCGCGGGGGTTCACATATTTGAGCTTTGACGATGACGTGCAACGCTCTGCGGCGCAGTTCGATCCGGTAGGGTATGTCGCTGATCTGCCCGAGCAGGTAATCCTGGACGAAGTGCAGCGGGTGCCGGAATTGTTCACCTCTTTGAAAGCGGTGGTGGACGAGCGGCGAAAGCCTGGGCGGTTCATTCTGACCGGGTCGGCACATGTACTTATGGTTCCCCGGCTGGCTGATTCCTTGGCCGGGCGCATGGCCATTCTGCGACTGCACCCGCTTTCCCGGGCTGAGATTGCCGGTAAGCCGGCTGCTTTCCTGAATGCATTGTTTGGGAGGGGGTTCAGGATTGGTGTATTTGGCAGACGTCAGGGCAGGGTTTTGGCCGAACATATTACTGCCGGTGGATACCCTGCCGCGTTATCCCGGACAACAGCCCGCAGAAGAACAGCCTGGTACCGGGACTACATAGACACCCTTGTGCAGCGGGATGTGCTTGATCTGACCCGCATCAGCAGGCTGGACGTTATGCCGCGCCTGCTGGAGATGGCTGCCGGCCAGACGGCGAGACTGATAAACGTATCTGATATGGCATCTCCGTTTCAGGTAAGCCGGCCGACAATTCGGGAGTATCTGACCCTTTTGTCCAGGATTTTTCTGCTGGAGGAACTCCCACCCTGGCACAGCAACCGCCTGAGTCGTCTGATAAAGACGCCCAAGCTGCATTTGGGAGATCCCGGCCTGGCATGTGCTCTGCTTGGTGTGGATGCCGGGTCTCTATGGCAGGATCGCGCCTTGTTTGGACAGCTCCTGGAAACTTTTATCCTTCAGGAACTGCGCCGACAAGCCGGCTGGCAGGAAGATGATATTTCTTTCAGCCATTTCCGCGATAAGGATAATAATGAAGTAGATATGGTTCTGGAGTCCGGAGGTAAACTGGCAGGGATTGAGGTTAAGGCGGGCTCTACAGTTACGTCTTCCGACTTTAATGGTTTGCAAAAGCTCCAGAGAGCAGCAGAGAAAAGTTTCACAGCTGGAGTGGTGCTTTATGACGGCGATTCCGTGGTTCCTTTTGGAAAGGATCTGTATGCAGTACCCATATCCTGCCTCTGGGGTGGTTCTGGTTTCGTCCATTAA
- a CDS encoding HepT-like ribonuclease domain-containing protein has protein sequence MQPEDRIRLKHIIEEAKEACLYVQGLSFEDFLHDGKTVRAVIRSIEIIGEAASKISMELREDYPDIPWKKIIGMRNRLVHVYFDIDHEVIWRTVQVNLPPLISKLEQVINSE, from the coding sequence ATGCAGCCTGAAGACAGGATTCGCCTGAAACATATTATTGAGGAGGCAAAAGAAGCCTGCTTATATGTTCAGGGTTTGTCATTTGAAGATTTTTTGCATGACGGTAAAACAGTCAGGGCAGTGATCCGTTCAATTGAAATTATCGGAGAGGCTGCATCAAAAATTTCCATGGAGCTTCGCGAGGATTATCCGGACATCCCATGGAAAAAAATAATAGGCATGCGCAACCGTTTGGTTCATGTCTATTTTGACATCGACCATGAAGTGATCTGGAGAACGGTTCAGGTAAACCTGCCTCCTTTGATCAGCAAGCTTGAGCAAGTGATAAATTCAGAATGA
- a CDS encoding nucleotidyltransferase family protein: MFELKNHVSASQIKDFCHRHHIRKMSVFGSALHGELKPGSDIDILVEFHKEHVPGLLDLAGMEMELSEMTGLKVDLRTPAELSRYFREDVMQKARVEYAA, encoded by the coding sequence ATGTTTGAACTGAAAAATCATGTTTCTGCCTCCCAGATAAAGGATTTCTGTCACAGGCACCACATCAGGAAAATGTCTGTTTTCGGCTCAGCACTGCATGGTGAGCTGAAGCCCGGCAGCGATATAGATATCCTGGTGGAATTTCACAAGGAGCATGTACCAGGCCTCCTGGACCTGGCCGGTATGGAAATGGAACTTTCAGAGATGACCGGACTGAAGGTGGATCTCAGGACCCCTGCAGAACTCAGCCGTTATTTCCGTGAAGATGTCATGCAGAAGGCCAGGGTGGAATATGCAGCCTGA
- a CDS encoding calcium-binding protein has protein sequence MMLKWVLECLSPAFLKSAKQIHAFDAWERHLEEVLKLPFEAVVSEFQEKGLLQQVDKVKVHGFEGWDNLYGIIVSIRAGRRKYAVPLCDLEVIDRTSSNYQPVKDYAVWFANR, from the coding sequence ATGATGCTCAAGTGGGTCCTGGAGTGCCTGTCCCCTGCTTTCCTTAAAAGCGCTAAACAGATACATGCGTTTGATGCCTGGGAAAGACATCTAGAAGAAGTTTTAAAGCTGCCGTTTGAAGCAGTAGTATCGGAATTTCAGGAAAAAGGACTGTTGCAGCAGGTTGACAAGGTAAAAGTTCATGGCTTTGAAGGCTGGGACAATCTATACGGGATTATAGTTTCGATCCGTGCCGGGAGACGAAAATACGCAGTTCCATTATGTGACCTGGAAGTCATTGACCGAACATCTTCAAACTATCAACCAGTAAAAGATTATGCTGTCTGGTTTGCTAATCGCTGA
- a CDS encoding DUF2335 domain-containing protein — protein MSEESKSQNKKDNSPSSSSQKDDPIRNAHAQEEADTDQVLRDIEKMTPAKRKAVFSAIQYSGPLPPAEQLQAYEEILPGAADRIIKMAEDQAFHRRTQEEKMGFLYMEADKKDRHQKKAKTNHPGNK, from the coding sequence ATGTCTGAAGAGTCTAAATCGCAAAATAAGAAGGACAACTCTCCATCCAGTTCTTCCCAGAAAGACGATCCGATCAGGAACGCACATGCCCAAGAAGAAGCCGATACCGACCAAGTCCTGCGTGATATTGAAAAAATGACTCCAGCTAAACGTAAGGCGGTTTTTTCGGCTATACAGTACTCAGGCCCATTACCCCCGGCGGAGCAGCTTCAGGCATACGAAGAAATTCTCCCCGGAGCTGCGGACAGGATCATCAAGATGGCCGAGGACCAGGCTTTTCACAGGAGGACCCAAGAAGAAAAAATGGGGTTTTTGTATATGGAAGCAGACAAAAAAGACAGGCATCAGAAGAAGGCAAAGACAAATCACCCCGGAAATAAATAA
- the tnpC gene encoding IS66 family transposase has translation MKKKVQSIDLDQEQIDALLQRASKNELEETDLDIIKALVQAIQLLHQAVDDKAASIKRLLRTIFGASSETKKKLFQEDDQQNKDQKGSQDPLQKPPDEKPPKGHGRNGKDDYTGAANCIYPHQTLKPGDICPLCGQGKVYPIKPKFRIRITATAPLTAKIHELKSLRCNCCLEVFTADPPEDIGEKKYDEPARSMIAILKYGSGFPFHRLEKLQESLGIPLPAATQWDLVEQTGTQLLPVYDELIRQAAQGEVVHNDDTNMKIQQLIKENKEAGPKRKGMFTTGIVSVLQGRHIALFATGRQHAGENLEEILKKRDHNLPPPIHMCDALARNIPKGLQIILANCLTHGRRNFVDILDNFPDECRYVIEQLAIVYKNDDMAKKQEMSAQERLVWHQQESAPVMSELKSWAWAQLEEKKVEPNSGLGKALAYMQKHWDPLTLFLREPGAPLDNNICERALKKAIQHRKNSLFYRTLRGARIGDLFMSFIHTCQLNKVNSFDYLTQLQKNIEEALAAPQKWMPWNYRENLPNE, from the coding sequence GTGAAAAAGAAAGTCCAATCCATCGATCTGGACCAAGAGCAGATCGACGCCCTTTTACAGCGCGCATCAAAAAACGAGCTGGAAGAGACAGATCTGGATATCATCAAAGCCTTGGTCCAAGCCATCCAGCTTTTGCATCAGGCTGTGGACGATAAAGCTGCCTCCATCAAGCGTCTCCTGCGCACGATCTTTGGCGCTTCTTCAGAGACAAAAAAGAAACTGTTCCAGGAGGATGACCAGCAAAACAAGGACCAGAAGGGTAGTCAAGATCCTTTGCAAAAGCCTCCTGATGAAAAACCACCCAAGGGACACGGCCGAAACGGAAAAGACGACTATACCGGGGCTGCAAATTGCATATACCCTCACCAAACCCTGAAGCCGGGCGATATCTGCCCCTTGTGCGGTCAAGGAAAAGTCTATCCCATAAAACCGAAGTTCCGCATTCGGATTACAGCCACAGCTCCACTTACAGCCAAGATCCATGAGCTTAAGAGCCTTCGCTGTAACTGCTGTCTCGAGGTGTTCACCGCAGATCCTCCAGAAGACATTGGAGAAAAAAAATACGACGAACCTGCCCGGAGCATGATCGCCATCTTGAAGTACGGGAGCGGGTTTCCTTTTCATCGCTTGGAAAAGCTCCAGGAATCTCTGGGCATACCCCTGCCGGCCGCAACACAATGGGATCTGGTCGAACAAACTGGAACACAGCTTCTTCCTGTGTATGATGAACTCATCCGCCAAGCGGCTCAAGGTGAGGTCGTGCATAACGACGACACCAACATGAAAATCCAGCAGCTTATCAAGGAGAACAAGGAAGCCGGGCCGAAAAGAAAAGGCATGTTCACCACCGGGATTGTCTCTGTACTTCAGGGACGCCATATTGCTCTCTTTGCCACCGGCAGACAGCATGCGGGGGAGAATCTGGAGGAGATTCTCAAAAAAAGAGACCACAACCTGCCCCCGCCAATACACATGTGTGATGCCCTGGCCCGAAACATTCCCAAGGGCTTACAGATCATTTTAGCCAATTGCCTGACCCATGGCAGACGCAACTTTGTCGATATCCTGGACAATTTCCCTGATGAGTGCCGGTATGTCATTGAACAGCTGGCTATTGTCTATAAAAATGATGACATGGCCAAAAAGCAGGAGATGTCTGCTCAAGAACGGCTTGTATGGCATCAACAGGAAAGCGCACCGGTTATGAGCGAACTCAAGTCCTGGGCCTGGGCCCAGCTGGAGGAGAAAAAAGTAGAGCCCAATTCAGGATTGGGCAAAGCCCTGGCTTACATGCAAAAACACTGGGATCCTCTGACTCTTTTTTTGAGAGAACCAGGTGCTCCCCTGGACAACAATATCTGCGAACGTGCCCTGAAAAAAGCCATCCAGCACCGGAAGAATTCTTTATTTTACCGCACCCTGCGCGGGGCCAGGATCGGCGATCTGTTCATGAGCTTCATTCATACCTGTCAGCTTAACAAAGTGAACTCCTTTGACTACCTGACCCAGCTTCAGAAAAACATAGAAGAGGCCCTCGCGGCTCCACAAAAATGGATGCCCTGGAACTATCGAGAAAACCTCCCCAACGAATAA
- a CDS encoding Druantia anti-phage system protein DruA: MQTILRYRGRDITEEDVRFIRQLIFEHPGDSRWALSKKLCTAWNWVQQNGQLKDMVCRGLMLALHRQGHIILPPAQKVTATGYNRKEPVSVQVDQTPLTSSLKDITPLEFRQVRKTPFESLFSSLLKEHHYLGYTQPVGEHLKYLVFANKQPIACLSWSSAPRHIGVRDNFIGWTQKDREKNLFLIAYNSRFLILPWIQVSCLASHILAQMTKILQRDWESIYKHPIYYLETFVDQERFKGTCYFAANWLYLGQTTGRGKNDHTGKANRSLKAVLGYPLTRDFRKRLRGLNR, encoded by the coding sequence ATGCAAACGATACTGAGATACAGGGGCAGGGACATCACAGAAGAAGATGTCCGGTTCATCAGACAGCTCATTTTCGAGCATCCTGGAGACAGCCGGTGGGCCTTGTCCAAAAAGCTCTGCACAGCATGGAACTGGGTCCAGCAAAACGGCCAACTCAAGGACATGGTCTGCAGGGGGCTCATGCTGGCCCTGCACAGACAGGGGCACATAATTCTTCCGCCGGCACAAAAAGTAACTGCCACTGGGTACAATCGCAAAGAACCAGTCTCGGTTCAGGTGGATCAAACCCCACTTACATCTTCACTCAAGGACATCACCCCTCTTGAGTTTCGACAGGTGCGCAAGACACCTTTTGAGAGCCTGTTTTCCAGCCTCCTCAAGGAGCATCATTATCTGGGCTACACCCAGCCTGTGGGCGAGCACCTCAAGTACCTGGTCTTTGCAAACAAGCAGCCCATAGCCTGTCTTTCCTGGTCTTCAGCTCCAAGGCATATCGGCGTCCGGGACAATTTCATCGGCTGGACCCAAAAAGACAGGGAAAAGAATCTCTTTCTTATTGCCTACAACAGCAGGTTCCTCATCCTGCCCTGGATCCAGGTCTCCTGCTTGGCCTCCCATATCCTGGCCCAAATGACCAAGATTTTGCAAAGGGACTGGGAGAGCATCTACAAGCATCCGATATATTACCTGGAAACCTTTGTTGATCAAGAGCGCTTCAAAGGAACCTGTTATTTTGCAGCCAACTGGCTCTATCTCGGGCAGACCACAGGCCGGGGCAAAAACGACCACACAGGCAAAGCAAACCGTTCACTCAAGGCTGTCCTGGGCTATCCCCTGACCCGAGACTTTCGGAAGCGATTGCGGGGGCTCAACCGGTGA
- the tnpB gene encoding IS66 family insertion sequence element accessory protein TnpB (TnpB, as the term is used for proteins encoded by IS66 family insertion elements, is considered an accessory protein, since TnpC, encoded by a neighboring gene, is a DDE family transposase.) encodes MIQLTPQMRILVAVEPVDFRKGIDGLTKICRQRIKSDPFSGCVFVFCNKKKTAIKIITYDGQGFWLCQKRLSQGTFQWWPDKSQSGICPLAVHELQLLIWNGNPQNAQVAPQWRKILTEF; translated from the coding sequence ATGATTCAGCTCACTCCCCAGATGCGCATCCTTGTAGCTGTGGAGCCTGTTGATTTCAGAAAAGGGATCGACGGGCTGACAAAAATCTGCCGGCAGAGGATCAAATCAGATCCCTTTTCAGGCTGCGTCTTTGTATTTTGCAACAAAAAGAAAACAGCCATCAAGATAATCACCTATGACGGCCAGGGCTTCTGGCTGTGCCAGAAGCGATTATCCCAAGGCACGTTTCAGTGGTGGCCTGATAAAAGCCAGAGCGGCATTTGTCCTCTGGCAGTCCATGAGCTGCAGCTTTTGATCTGGAACGGCAATCCTCAAAATGCGCAGGTTGCACCACAATGGAGAAAAATTCTCACGGAATTTTAA
- a CDS encoding CRISPR-associated helicase Cas3 family has translation MFVTIVSHCQGKARNRSFSLIDRYATRIGDNVWTTQITMEALKELCRGLKSKVSKFTSVAIYRNKGYNYQELYALIGSKKGYDRYGRYAIGTSTQTQRWPMFFRHAALLAAASGMSHDFGKMTEYFQGKILDNSIIKDPIRHELISAWIFDYLSNKGSWDDKTFINAWEELKGCLNSLQNGVINLWQGNESVQDAIKYNIITHHKMFGPTIKDMGNTPQAIPHQFNYSTFVNEDKRITEKMKLDMNKIKTAQIAAILKKIESKQNRLENIKSSPDYLNGLSFISRAALILADHEISSKDEGEVAKNELIANSKKKYSQDEKEKLEKGLEKQADQAKKDKRRKKITDSKHRQIKAEIEAQKQEIEAKKPKQSLDFHLKGVSKRASELVAHFNPEANGLPALEYYSYENLLLPGDTNSRFAWQDKAVDFLKEYKNTQTLVLNVASTGAGKTFMNVRALMALREGEPVRISSVLNLRSLTLQTHSAYKKDLGLQNDECVCTIGDLTIRKLHEAEHQDAEGVSASDKEDSETDYEEDVEVTATSLEANVPSWLNDLSKQKKGSTRDVIGAPLLVSTIDYLIAAGEPHRQAHHAVALLRAASSDLIIDEIDSYDVKAFVAVLRLITVHAMLGRNIVISSATLMPESVQAIADAFNTGLRMRKSAFSDTSMAIVTISDTVGPEDMGADSNVYNSYQSYCQQIAQAKTGTTKKFKIAKFNPDKASLHEAIANSVLDLHNDQGFAINDSQYEKVSVGLVRVANIKACMEIASYIKNTFSGNSEYEVRVCTYHAREVLSRRFYKESYLDHILNRKDKNNPNARIESFIKDELKSGKDSETRKNLILIVVATPVEEVGRDHDFDWAIIEPSSMHSIIQTAGRVNRHRLQIVSNPNIILLQYNVRYVEGEKTGRGVFVKPGFEIRDNQVSTHNQQYDLTELLKTKDDLAGIDFQNTPLDYSYIFGTPARSRSLFAEYDAGSIAGRINKIKDILSFEDRLWASKWFNEAFPLRSKEHKTQYHFKDVGKGNLGLFERRDTGQTPKMYIDSVLNDHEDLDNTFLSPTLQESLVFVHNKDKTLKIEHITTFDVYGNSDEISISWKGVETR, from the coding sequence ATGTTTGTCACCATCGTTTCCCATTGCCAGGGTAAAGCAAGAAACAGGTCTTTCTCCTTAATTGACAGGTATGCCACAAGAATAGGCGATAATGTTTGGACCACTCAGATAACCATGGAAGCCTTGAAAGAGTTGTGCCGGGGGCTGAAAAGCAAGGTATCCAAATTTACGTCTGTCGCAATATACAGAAATAAAGGTTACAATTACCAAGAGCTTTACGCTTTAATAGGAAGCAAGAAAGGATATGACAGGTATGGCAGATATGCTATCGGGACAAGCACCCAAACCCAGAGATGGCCTATGTTTTTTAGGCATGCAGCTCTCCTTGCTGCAGCCAGCGGCATGTCACATGATTTTGGGAAGATGACCGAATATTTCCAGGGAAAAATCCTAGACAACTCTATCATCAAAGACCCAATAAGGCACGAACTTATATCCGCCTGGATCTTTGACTATCTTTCAAACAAGGGTTCATGGGATGATAAGACATTTATCAATGCTTGGGAAGAGTTAAAGGGTTGCCTTAACAGCTTGCAAAATGGTGTAATCAATCTGTGGCAAGGGAACGAGTCTGTTCAGGACGCCATAAAGTACAACATTATTACCCACCATAAAATGTTTGGCCCCACAATAAAAGATATGGGCAATACCCCCCAGGCAATTCCTCATCAATTTAATTATTCTACCTTTGTCAATGAAGATAAGAGAATAACCGAAAAAATGAAGCTGGACATGAACAAGATCAAAACTGCCCAGATTGCCGCCATACTTAAAAAGATAGAGAGCAAGCAAAACAGACTGGAAAATATTAAATCAAGCCCTGATTACTTGAACGGGCTTAGCTTCATATCCAGGGCCGCCCTGATCCTGGCGGACCATGAAATATCAAGCAAAGACGAGGGAGAAGTGGCAAAAAATGAGCTTATTGCCAATTCCAAAAAGAAATACAGTCAAGACGAAAAGGAGAAATTGGAAAAGGGTTTAGAAAAACAAGCAGATCAAGCAAAAAAAGATAAAAGACGAAAGAAAATCACAGATTCTAAACACAGACAGATAAAAGCAGAGATTGAGGCTCAAAAACAAGAAATTGAGGCGAAAAAACCGAAGCAGTCTTTGGACTTTCATCTGAAAGGCGTCTCCAAAAGAGCTTCTGAACTGGTTGCGCACTTCAACCCCGAGGCCAACGGGCTTCCTGCATTAGAGTATTACAGCTACGAAAATCTGCTGTTACCCGGCGATACTAATTCAAGATTTGCGTGGCAGGATAAGGCCGTGGACTTCCTGAAAGAGTACAAGAATACGCAGACCCTTGTGCTTAATGTGGCTTCCACCGGAGCCGGCAAAACCTTTATGAACGTACGAGCACTAATGGCCTTAAGGGAAGGCGAGCCAGTCAGAATCTCATCAGTATTGAATCTGCGAAGCTTAACCTTGCAGACTCATAGCGCATACAAGAAGGACCTTGGGCTCCAGAATGACGAGTGTGTCTGCACAATCGGGGATCTTACCATCCGGAAACTGCACGAAGCTGAACATCAAGACGCAGAAGGAGTGTCCGCATCAGACAAAGAAGATAGCGAAACAGACTATGAAGAAGATGTTGAAGTTACGGCAACCTCTCTTGAGGCCAACGTCCCGTCCTGGCTCAATGATTTAAGCAAGCAAAAGAAAGGTTCCACCAGGGATGTAATTGGTGCGCCACTGCTGGTTTCAACCATTGACTATCTGATAGCTGCCGGGGAGCCGCACAGGCAAGCTCACCACGCTGTCGCCCTGCTTCGAGCAGCCTCAAGCGATCTTATCATAGACGAAATCGACTCATACGATGTGAAAGCATTTGTGGCTGTTCTCAGGCTGATAACTGTTCATGCCATGCTGGGTAGAAACATAGTCATATCCAGCGCTACGCTTATGCCTGAATCGGTTCAGGCGATTGCTGATGCCTTTAATACAGGCCTGAGAATGAGAAAGTCAGCATTTAGCGACACATCCATGGCCATAGTGACGATCAGTGATACCGTTGGGCCTGAAGATATGGGTGCAGACAGCAATGTGTATAATTCATACCAGAGCTATTGCCAGCAGATCGCCCAGGCGAAAACAGGAACTACCAAAAAATTTAAAATAGCAAAGTTCAATCCGGACAAGGCAAGTCTGCACGAAGCCATAGCAAACTCAGTGTTGGACCTGCACAACGATCAGGGTTTTGCGATAAACGACAGCCAGTATGAGAAGGTATCCGTCGGTCTGGTAAGGGTGGCCAACATCAAAGCCTGCATGGAAATAGCCAGCTACATCAAAAATACTTTTTCAGGTAACAGCGAATACGAGGTAAGGGTGTGTACCTACCATGCCAGAGAGGTTCTTAGCAGAAGGTTCTACAAAGAGTCCTATCTTGACCACATCTTGAATCGTAAAGACAAGAACAATCCAAATGCGAGGATTGAGAGCTTTATTAAAGATGAGCTAAAATCTGGAAAAGACAGTGAGACCCGGAAAAATTTGATTTTGATAGTTGTGGCCACCCCGGTTGAAGAAGTGGGACGGGATCACGATTTTGATTGGGCAATAATCGAGCCTTCATCCATGCACTCCATTATACAGACCGCAGGAAGGGTGAACCGGCACCGATTACAGATTGTCAGCAATCCTAACATCATTTTGCTTCAGTATAATGTCAGGTATGTCGAAGGTGAAAAAACAGGCAGAGGGGTGTTTGTAAAGCCAGGCTTTGAAATAAGAGACAACCAAGTAAGCACCCACAATCAACAGTACGACCTAACGGAACTTTTAAAGACAAAAGACGATTTAGCGGGCATTGACTTTCAAAACACCCCCTTAGACTACTCTTATATTTTTGGAACACCGGCGAGAAGTCGTTCACTATTTGCCGAATATGATGCTGGCTCCATTGCAGGTCGAATCAACAAAATCAAGGACATTTTGTCTTTTGAGGATCGTCTCTGGGCTTCAAAATGGTTTAATGAGGCTTTTCCATTAAGGTCCAAGGAACACAAAACACAGTACCATTTCAAAGATGTCGGCAAAGGTAATCTAGGATTGTTTGAGAGGCGAGATACTGGACAAACACCCAAAATGTATATTGATAGTGTCCTTAATGACCATGAGGACCTGGATAACACATTTCTATCACCCACCCTGCAAGAGTCGTTAGTCTTTGTACACAACAAAGATAAGACCCTCAAAATTGAGCACATCACCACTTTTGATGTATACGGAAACAGTGATGAAATAAGCATAAGCTGGAAGGGGGTCGAAACGAGATGA
- a CDS encoding type I-F CRISPR-associated protein Csy2 gives MSIYLIFNNLMVRRANMMQSPYLYAPVPVFPSVCTGHKLGCMLDCEVDGVGVVHHRAEPLIEQMAQMNQGSNRVNIVTSPIQFRGTPSGKQVNTKDPIGLPMQPTMTAHLEISLIFRVNGRVPTVEAAREAMQGLRIAGGSLNYISSRRVKLKDDLIGALAEVSNGFWISDAMHLVQQRLDEGFDPVSAIFQKADKGWYVPANLGYCAVTDFKQRQGGRTLVWEDGRVDEPEIALADNMIGLVRYDPLYGVKQELNSGGTVGMWHFDFTDDTFFVVKQ, from the coding sequence ATGAGTATATATCTGATTTTTAATAATTTAATGGTGAGACGGGCAAACATGATGCAATCTCCATATCTTTATGCACCTGTCCCTGTTTTCCCCTCTGTGTGTACCGGACACAAACTCGGGTGCATGCTGGATTGTGAAGTTGATGGTGTAGGAGTCGTACACCACAGGGCGGAACCCTTGATCGAACAGATGGCTCAGATGAATCAGGGAAGTAATAGGGTGAATATAGTAACATCCCCTATTCAGTTTCGCGGGACGCCGAGTGGGAAACAGGTAAACACGAAAGATCCTATTGGGCTGCCAATGCAACCAACTATGACCGCCCACCTGGAAATATCTTTGATTTTTAGAGTTAATGGCAGGGTCCCAACTGTTGAAGCGGCAAGAGAGGCCATGCAAGGACTGCGGATTGCCGGCGGCTCCTTAAACTATATTTCATCGAGGCGGGTGAAGCTCAAGGATGATTTGATCGGTGCGCTGGCGGAGGTGAGTAATGGTTTTTGGATTAGCGATGCAATGCACTTAGTCCAGCAAAGACTGGATGAAGGCTTTGATCCTGTGAGTGCAATTTTTCAAAAAGCCGACAAGGGATGGTATGTGCCGGCTAACCTGGGTTATTGTGCAGTAACGGATTTTAAGCAAAGGCAAGGAGGTAGGACACTGGTTTGGGAGGATGGACGAGTTGATGAGCCAGAAATCGCCTTGGCAGATAACATGATAGGACTGGTTAGATATGACCCCCTTTATGGTGTGAAGCAGGAGCTGAATAGTGGGGGCACGGTTGGTATGTGGCATTTTGATTTTACAGACGACACTTTTTTTGTCGTTAAACAATAA